One genomic segment of Pogoniulus pusillus isolate bPogPus1 chromosome 21, bPogPus1.pri, whole genome shotgun sequence includes these proteins:
- the CDH12 gene encoding cadherin-12 isoform X1 — MLTRNCFSLLLWVLFDGGLLTPLQPQPPQPLEAEPSEDASQVPSRRSSAQRVKRGWVWNQFFVLEEYMGSEPQYVGKLHSDLDKGVGTVKYTLSGDGAGTVFTIDETTGDIHAIRSLDREEKPFYTLRAQAVDVDTKKPLEPESEFIIKVQDINDNEPKFLDGPYVASVPEMSPVGAYVLQVKATDADDPTYGNSARVVYSILQGQPYFSIDPKTGVIRTALPNMDREVKEQYQVLIQAKDMGGQLGGLAGTTTVNVTLTDVNDNPPRFPKSIFHLKVPESSRVGAAVGRIRAVDPDFGRNAEIEYSIVPGDGGNLFDITTDHSTQEGVIKLRKPLDFETKKAYTFKVEASNLHLDHRFHSVGPFKDTATVKINVLDMEEPPVFSKPLYTMEVFEDTPVGTIIGAVTAQDLDAGSSSVRYFIDWKNDVDTFFTIDATEGTIATSELLDRETTAQYNFSIIASKVSNPLLTSRVNVLINVLDVNEFPPEISVPYETSVCENAKAGQVIQTVTAADRDLAPAGQRFSFRLSPEASNKPNFTVHDYRNNTAGIETRRNGYSRRQQELYFLPVVIEDSSYPVQSSTNTMTIRVCRCDSDGTILSCNVEAIFLPVGLSTGALVAILLCIVILLVIVVLYVALRRQKKKDTLMTSKEDIRDNVIHYDDEGGGEEDTQAFDIGALRNPKAMEDSKLRRDIKPEALRCPRLRAAAEDSADIKDFIQQRLQENDGDPTAPPYDSLATYAYEGTGSAAESLSSIDSLATEADQDYDYLSEWGPRFQSLAEMFGEEESSHPEKVT, encoded by the exons CTCCATTCTGACCTGGACAAGGGAGTGGGCACTGTTAAATACACCCTCTCAGGAGATGGTGCTGGGACAGTCTTCACCATCGACGAGACCACAGGAGACATCCATGCCATAAGgagcctggacagagaggaGAAACCTTTCTACACCCTGAGGGctcaggctgtggatgtggacACCAAGAAGCCTCTGGAGCCTGAGTCAGAGTTCATCATCAAGGTGCAGGACATTAATGACAACGAGCCAAAGTTCCTGGATGGGCCTTACGTTGCCAGCGTCCCAGAGATGTCCCCAGTGG GAGCCTATGTCCTTCAAGTGAAGGCAACAGATGCTGATGACCCAACCTATGGAAACAGTGCCAGAGTGGTGTATAGCATCCTCCAGGGCCAACCTTATTTCTCCATTGATCCAAAGACAG GAGTCAtcaggacagctctgcccaaCATGGACAGGGAAGTGAAGGAGCAATACCAAGTCTTGATCCAAGCCAAGGACATgggagggcagctgggaggCCTGGCTGGGACCACCACGGTCAACGTGACCCTGACGGACGTCAACGACAACCCCCCCAGGTTCCCTAAGA GTATCTTCCACCTGAAGGTGCCGGAGTCGTCGCGGGTGGGCGCTGCGGTGGGCAGGATCCGAGCCGTGGACCCTGACTTCGGCAGGAACGCAGAGATCGAGTACAGCATCGTGCCGGGGGATGGGGGCAACCTCTTCGACATCACCACCGACCACAGCACCCAGGAGGGAGTCATCAAGCTCAGAAAG CCCTTAGACTTTGAAACCAAGAAGGCCTACACCTTCAAGGTGGAGGcctccaacctccacctggaCCACCGCTTCCACTCGGTGGGGCCCTTCAAGGACACTGCCACAGTGAAGATCAATGTGCTGGACATGGAGGAGCCTCCAGTCTTCAGCAAGCCTCTCTACACCATGGAGGTCTTCGAGGACACCCCTGTGGGTACCATCATAGGAGCAGTGACAGCTCAGGACCtggatgctggcagcagctcggTGAG GTACTTCATTGACTGGAAGAATGATGTGGACACCTTCTTCACCATAGATGCCACCGAGGGAACCATTGCTACCAGTGAGCTGCTGGACAGAGAGACCACAGCCCAGTACAACTTCTCCATCATTGCAAGTAAAGTTA GCAACCCACTCCTGACCAGCAGAGTCAACGTCCTCATCAACGTGCTGGATGTCAACGAGTTCCCTCCCGAGATCTCAGTGCCCTACGAGACCTCTGTGTGTGAGAACGCCAAGGCAGGACAG GTGATCCAGACTGTCACTGCAGCAGACAGAGACCTGGCACCAGCTGGGCAAAGGTTCTCCTTCAGGCTGTCACCTGAGGCTTCCAACAAACCAAATTTCACAGTCCATGACTACAGAA ACAACACAGCTGGGATTGAAACCCGGAGGAATGGctacagcagaaggcagcaggagctgtacTTCCTCCCAGTAGTCATAGAAGACAGCAGCTaccctgtgcagagcagcacaaacaCGATGACCATCCGGGTCTGCAGGTGTGACTCTGATGGCACCATCCTGTCCTGCAACGTGGAAGCAATCTTCTTACCAGTGGGGCTCAGCACCGGGGCGCTGGTGGCAATCCTGCTCTGCATAGTCATCCTCTTGG TCATCGTGGTGCTGTACGTGGCGCTGCGGCGGCAGAAGAAGAAGGACACCCTGATGACCTCCAAAGAAGACATCAGGGACAACGTCATCCACTACGACGACGAGGGAGGCGGGGAGGAGGACACGCAAGCCTTCGACATCGGCGCCCTGAGGAACCCCAAGGCGATGGAAGACAGCAAACTCCGCCGAGACATCAAGCCCGAGGCGCTGCGCTGCCCGCGGCTGCGAGCGGCGGCGGAGGACAGCGCAGACATCAAAGACTTcatccagcagaggctgcaggagaacgACGGAGATCCGACGGCACCTCCCTACGACTCCCTGGCCACCTACGCTTACGAGGGGACCGGCTCGGCGGCGGAGTCCCTCAGCTCCATAGACTCCCTGGCCACGGAGGCAGACCAGGACTACGACTACCTGAGCGAGTGGGGGCCTCGCTTCCAGAGCCTGGCCGAGATGTTCGGGGAAGAGGAAAGCTCCCACCCCGAGAAAGTCACCTAA